Proteins found in one Meiothermus sp. Pnk-1 genomic segment:
- a CDS encoding metal-sensitive transcriptional regulator: MMDTTDLSEESLERILKRLRRIEGQVRGLQKMIEAGRPCEEVLTQMSATKKAMEAASNTILRDFLTLCASDIARGDTKKPEQIALLLRKFAS, from the coding sequence ATCATGGATACCACAGATCTCAGCGAGGAGAGCCTGGAGCGCATTCTCAAGCGCCTGCGCCGGATCGAAGGTCAGGTGCGGGGTTTGCAAAAGATGATCGAAGCTGGCCGACCTTGCGAAGAAGTGCTGACCCAGATGAGCGCCACCAAGAAGGCTATGGAAGCGGCTTCCAACACCATACTCCGGGACTTCCTCACCCTCTGCGCTAGCGACATTGCCCGTGGTGATACCAAAAAACCCGAGCAGATCGCTCTGCTGCTGCGTAAGTTTGCCAGCTAG
- the clpS gene encoding ATP-dependent Clp protease adapter ClpS: MSHPAGDTKTKTHTRTRTPQLYKVLLLNDDYTPMDFVVEVLMRFFRKSELEATRIMLQVHHEGVGVCGVYPFEIAETKVHQVMEAAAEEGHPLQCIMEPE; this comes from the coding sequence ATGAGCCACCCAGCGGGCGACACCAAGACCAAAACCCACACCCGCACCCGCACGCCCCAGCTATACAAGGTGCTGCTCCTCAACGATGACTACACCCCAATGGACTTCGTGGTAGAGGTGCTCATGCGCTTCTTCCGCAAGAGCGAGCTCGAGGCCACCCGCATCATGCTCCAGGTGCACCACGAGGGGGTGGGGGTCTGCGGAGTCTACCCATTCGAGATCGCCGAGACCAAAGTCCATCAGGTGATGGAAGCCGCCGCAGAAGAGGGGCACCCCTTGCAGTGCATCATGGAACCGGAGTAG